TAATACCATTTATGTCTAAATGCTTCTTATACATGCATAATGTGATATAAAGTTCATTAACTcagtttttcttctttaaaaattaCCATTCCTCCTCAAATTGTTCTATGTGGTTCTTTCTAAGAGCTACGAGtctttaaagttttttccttaGTATGTCTGAACTTGCAACTTCTTATTAAAACTAATGATATTAATGTTGTTATTTATAGATTGTGTGTAGCAGCTCTTCACTTTAACGAAAATGGTCGGCGTCACCAGGCTGTGACAAGAGCTGGTGTACCACAGTGGCAGTTGAGCTACCCGAAAGGGAAAAAAGGAAAGCATGTTGTTGTAAAGCCAAGGAAGACTCCAGTTACTTATGGTATGTGTTTAGTCTTTTAAACTTTgctgtaattttcaatattaaatacAGAACAACAAAATTACACATTAATTCTACatctttttatttgttttaacacTGTTGGTCAATGTAGATAATATCAATCAGAAAAGGATTCATAAcataaaaattttcaaatcacatATTTAAACAGTTTCATACTTTTCCGATTATATTGACATCTTGCGACTGAATCTTGTGGAACGCAGGCTCCAGCTACCCTCGTGTTCAGCAGCTTCATCTGATGGAAAAGCTTCTCTTGGATACCAACCACCAACCCTTACATCAGGCTATGCTGCAGTCAACAAAGACCAGCTCATTGTTACAAGGCGTACTAGATGTGCACGGTAGAGCTATGGTTCTATACAGTGGGCTTGGAATCCTGTGTAATCCTCTGATAGGAATGTCCTGCGAATTGTTGTGACAACACATGGTACCAAAACTTTACGATTCCTCCGTCCGAGTCGATACCATAT
Above is a genomic segment from Ostrea edulis chromosome 3, xbOstEdul1.1, whole genome shotgun sequence containing:
- the LOC130053054 gene encoding uncharacterized protein LOC130053054 gives rise to the protein MTARLCVAALHFNENGRRHQAVTRAGVPQWQLSYPKGKKGKHVVVKPRKTPVTYGSSYPRVQQLHLMEKLLLDTNHQPLHQAMLQSTKTSSLLQGVLDVHGRAMVLYSGLGILCNPLIGMSCELL